aacgattgaattacaaagctttgaaaattgcccaaagggtttttaacggaatgaccaaaatcatggatggtggacaatctcatggaccatttctattgattttcaatctccgGGACCATTTttattgatcatgcaaatctcaAAAACTATTTTGTATAACAACCCTTACAATTTTAACCATCTTGCGAATCTAAACTAATATTAATAGAATTTATTGTATGAACCAAAAACTAATAAATTTACAATTATAATCTTTAATATATAACTAAAAAAAttgtgagaaaagaaaaaaaaaaggagaattcGAAGGAGATGCCACGATGTTTCTCTCAGCCACTAACATGCTTGCTGATGATGATACGTTCTCAATGGGGCATATAATTAATGTCACAAGACATTTTCTCTGTTTAATCCCTAAACAAGAGTTCTCCTTACCAGAAAAGGGGCCAATAGAGTGGCTCATCCATTGGCACGTTTGGGACTTTCAAGTCAGCAATGAAAAGTGTGGTTTGAAGAACTCGTGACATCATTAGAGATCCTCTTATGGAAAATAGTTTATCTTTGTAACTAAGTGCaagatactttttttttcttcaatcggGTTGAAATTCCGACAAGATTTTTATTGATGCCCTTTATTTTGCACCATCCTCCATGTACTgtacaaatttctagtttctttacaaatgaatatcgtactttgAACTAAAAAAAAGGAGCATTAAAGTAATTTCGAACAAACAACTTTTCGCTTTTTTTTCCTAAACCTCACAGTCATGTCACTCTATCACTACTTTCTAAACTCATTCTCCCCCATAACTACCAACACTTTTTTTATGCCTGCATAACtactattgaaaaaaaattaaaaattgttacAGTCATATTAgattagaaatgtgattgtgtaaatattAATGTAACTAAGGATATATttgaatattccctttagtagttaatatcctattagagttgtaatcctataagAGTAAAGATTTAATATATcatactattataaataaaggcacaatgtttTGATACAACATACACTTCAAAATTACATCTCCCTCTTCTCTCTTGCCGCCGGCCCTCTTCCTCTCTAGTCCTAAATACAGTTCAATAAATCCTACAACAAAAACCATATTGTGTGATCTTTGCtagtaattaaataaataaatatgcatttgattttttattatacggaatttttttgtcaaatgtcaTTTCAGctttcattgatttttttttcctcctcaaCCGCTGCCAACTTGTAAGACCATCTACAGTAAAGAGGGCTAAggataaaaagttaaaaaatagtCTGATTTAGACAATTCCAACTCCAACCAAAAACTAGACTAAAATATAATGGAGCCCACTGGACTAAAACATGACCAAAGGGGCATCCTTCTCTCTACTAATTATTCCAGCTAGAGTAATATAAATGTGAAAATTCATGTTTCGGAAATGTTTATttctattaattaataaaacactcattatcaatcaaaattttatgaaattatcagtttaattctctaattaaaacagaatatgaataagaaatatggggtagAAATGTTATTTCACACAACTaagttttgttgtttttttcaaagtctcacctacatgtaatcataatatatctctaattaaaaaataaaataaaataaaataaaaaaattctcactcccacattctctatcactctcttcctctctccttctatttcaaaaacaaaaataaaaaaatttctcacacaaGTTGTGTGTGCCCATACGCTAGTAAGTCCATTATAAAAATTGGGTCTCTAATTATAATCATTAGAAATTAACAATTAATCTTCTTTTTTATCATTACTGATAAATTGTTGAAATGCTTGTGAAAAAATCTTTTTAAATTGTCTTCTAGTGAAAGAAGTTGTTTTCACGTGCACTTAaccaaataaattattgaagggTTATGTTTAGTTTTTTTGGTTAGAGACGGTATATGAATATAGTATAATACTattcaataaaaataatttcttgaagGGTTATAATTCTTGATGGAGCTATATTTAGCCATTTCAATTGGAAATGGCTTAAGGTCCCGATCCTTTTAGCCAAATATGCAGCTACTCTTTAGCTTTCAGCTATTGTGAAAAATTGCGATAATATCATCTAAATTAGAAAATGAAGTCACTTAGTAAGACAGTTtggtggtattcatcttcactagtaagtgagaagtcttgtaacatcctacatcgcccaggggagtgatccttaaatgtatattctcatccctacctagcacgatgccttttgggagctcactggcttcgggttccgtcggaactccgaagttaagcgagaaggaggccagagtactcttaggatggatgacccactgggaggttactcgtgagttcccaaaaacaaaatcgtgagggaatggtaagcccaaaacggacaatattgtgctacggtggtggagcgggcctgggAAGTGGTCCGACCCgggtcaggatgtgacaattggtatcagagcctaaccttggccgtggtgtgccgacgaggacgtcgggcccctaaggggggtggattgtaacatcccacatcgcccaggggagtgatccttaaatttatattctcatccctatctagcacgaggcattttgggagtcactggcttcgagttctatcggaactctgaagttaagcgagaaggaggccagagtactcccaggatgggtgacccactgggaggttgctcgtgagttcccaaaaacaaaaccgtgagggaatggtaagcccaaagcggacaatatcgtgctacggtggtggagcgggcccgggaagtggtccaacccgggccgggatgttaCAAGTCTTAtgttcgaatctcgtgaatggcgaatttgataccaaattaggttgttcattgtgtggcttaaccgaACTCCCCCTCTacttaatgtaaaatatatcgttgcactaaaaaaaaaattagaaaatgaaaaattgagagagtaAAGAAAAGGTTGCAATGGTTACACAAACTAACCCTGAGCATGCCCATACGGGCGATAGTTGCAAGGGGAGGGAGGTTTCTGACCCCGACTAATATGAAGGTCTTAATTACTAAGACAGTCAAACGCTTGCAAGCATTTCTCATTTTAGTTAAGTTACGGTAATTACCCACTAATGTGAAGACAATTaaccgaaaattaaaaacataagaCAGAAAAATACCATCCTAATTGGTCTCTCCTCTCGAATAAGCTCCAaactccaaattccaaattgATAAATGGTATGTACTCACGTGTGACATGCAATTCTATTATGATTTCTTCATTTATGGTTTATGGATTTTATGTTGGTTTTGCTTTATaaagttgtcaaatattttaagtttttagATTTAAACTAATATAATCTTATCTTATAATTAATATACATTAGGATATCATGTTCTCAAGATGAGGACCTTAAGAGAGCACGATTGCTTACATATCTGCCACCCTCAATTTTAttaacttcatttttttttttttcatttttgtttcttaaattcgtttttgaaTTGGATTGATTTTTACAAGTGTGACCTATAAATGGAGGATTTGAAATTATTACTACAACTAGTCAATTTTTTTACACCAATATGAACTATTTAATATAAGTTTCAATATCATCTTGAAgtgataatttttcttttaaacgtATATAACTCATTTAATAGTACTTTTTTTATGAGTGAACAACAAATCATTTATTTTAGGTTAAGTTATCGGCATGGAGATTATGAGCTTGtttggaaatgtttttaaaataactgaaaacgcatttacaaaaatatttttgggttctaaaagTACTAAAAGTCACTGACAGAGCCACTTGGGAACTAGGAAAGGATTGGACTTATCCTGAAGTTTCTTCACTTTGTAGCTTCTGTTTGTGTTCTTTGGTGGATACTCTGTATTCTTCGACTTATGTGTTTTTGCTCTCATCTAGCTTTATTATGTTTCTTCTAATTGGCCCAAAAAATATGTTTTACAGTTGTATTGTTATGAAATATAAGTCTTATATTAACTAGCTTTCCTTACTTAGTTCACCATTTTGCATGACACAATGTTGTTTACAATGAAACCACGCATATATGGAATAAAGAAGAATTTATcttgaattaaaatttttataattgCAGTTTGAACtatgattattaattttttgtcgaACTTCAATTTAGAAATTTACAAAGAAGTCCAGTTCTTATGATATAACTATtcaatgttaatttttttttttcgtgacTCAATTACTctcttttgattaatttttttttcattccaaTACAAAAAATGAACCTGCATTTTTCTCCCATTAGTATATTACTTTTGTTGCTcatgtttcttattattttttttttttactttgtcaCTGCTTGAAGTATGTGCTTATTGCATCAAACATTTCAACTGttttttttcaagatttatTTGCATGTTTACTAAGAATTGATTACAAAAATATATTTACCAAATACTCTTTCAGTCATTTTGAAATCACTTCCAAATGAGTCATGTTACTAAgtgtttctaatttttttttttttatcaaacgatattatctaccctAAGACTCACTCTAATGGTGGGCTATAGGCTAAATTTCCCCCCAAACTCAATCCAACCCAAGGGGAAActttgggctaaaagctaaatggGGAAGTAAGGCCAGATTCTGCCCAAAATTTAGCCCAAAAATCGGTGTGAGCCCCACCGAAATGTTTGCTTTACAGCGTTTAGGCGCCAAACGCAGCCCAACCCAACCCCCAACGCGCCTAACGCGCAAGCCTTCCGACCTTGAGGGACCCACCCGCGTGGGCCTGTTGGCCACGTTCTACCTTGCATCCAACGGTCGTGATCATCAGgccgttggttaatccaacggcctagattcaattttttttgtttttatatttatatattattgaatccaatggctgagattgaatataatcaaatctaacagtaaaaaaaaagatctaacggtccaaatttaaatccaacggctaaaataattaaaaaaacggctaaaataattaaaaaaatttggtgaattgaaagttagcccagggttgaaagattggtgaaaaTTGAAGGTGAAAAATGTAGTGATATTTCAATATTCATCGGAATTTAaaaatttttagattaaaatgttcataaattaatttacgataatctacatttaaaaaaaaattaatttaagaaaaaaatagcctaagttcattctttaataatctcgggctaaaattttaagcctgaacggttggagcagaaaaactgtttctagactaaaagctaaattttccgggctaaaaattTTGGCTTTTAGCCAAACCATTGAAGATGGTCTAAGGGGATGAGGGAGtcggcttagcctcacaatgaggtagcaataatatggtttaaaatCGCATTTGACgataatcaaacctaaaacttctCACAAGTGTAGAGAAATACTACTAGATCGTAATAAATGTCAAGTGTttctaaaacataaaaattgaaCAAAGATTATGtcaataaaagaaaagataaaatagttattttcttttattttcctttaaattttttaCTGAAAGAAAGCACATAAATGTCAAAAAATGCCGGCATAAAAGGAAAACGAgagtaaaaaatatatatatacacttggcttttacattttcttcgttttatttggcagaaaaattaaatatttctcTGGGAAAGAACTAAAGCCAAAGTAAATTGTCTAaagtaattatatttttacttttatttttcatttgttgttgtatacatttcaaaacaaaggggagagagagagagagagagagagagagagagagagagaaaggcacTGGAGAAATGAAGAAAGCAGGAGGGGCAGAGAAGAAAAGGGTGCGAAGGTCATCAAACGCTATTCAAAACGGCGGCAGAGATTCCAACTCTGATACCCCTCCTAGGGTttgttctttctctctcatccctGATCTAGGGTTTCACATATATGAAATTGggcattttaattttgaattttgtttatatCTGGGAAATGAAATTTCGAAAATTGCCAATTGATTTGTTTTCTCCGCAGTTATGTATTGTGAAAAGcactgcctttttttttttttaaataaaatttatttatttattaaattttattgcTTGCTGAATTGGGTAGGAGAGGGAAGGAACTAGTTGAAGTTTTGAATACAatgtatttcattatttaggaATTTTAACTAAGGATTATAAGGGCATAAAATTGCGATAATGATTACCCATTTGAAGAAAATCTTCAATGGTGCTGGGTTTTTGCTTTAATAATATTGAATTTACTTCAGGGTGCAAGGGTATCTATGGAATGTTGGATCATTTTATTGTTCATGGTAGAGCTTTTGAGATTGGAGCGATTTGGTATTTCCTTATTTCTGTTATTGGGCATCTTTAACCTAGTAGAGAGGCAGGGATTTTGGTATTAGCAACCTGGTTTAGCCTAAAAAAGGAAAGACATTCTTCAGagcaaaagaaaacagaaagtgGTAAAGCGTAAGGGGGCACAGTGAACAGATCAGAAAATGTTCGATGATCACATTGTTTCTCTTGCATTACCAAATTGGAATTGTTTTTCCTATGTTGTGTGAGCAATGAAAAGACATAGTAGATGGGGTGCTAATTCTAGGACTGTTCTTGAAGAGAAACTCTTACTAAGTACTTTCTTTATCACCACATCTTCACTATAAGTTAAAGACCTGTTTCATAAccatttggtttttggtttttagtttttagttttcactttttgtGCTTGTGATATGGGAAAAGTATAAAGGAGGGATTAAGAAGAATGGTGGGAGGGAGGgtaaaaaacaaagaagaatgaATAACAACAAAACCTTTAAACTAAAAGCTActtgaaatatttttgaaatagtcttttgtttttagtttttttttgtgtacCCTTCCTTATGGATTCCTTCTACGTCTCTCCATCAGTCATTTCTCCACTCTTTTTCGTCTTTCCTTTCCACCATTTTCTTACTCCATATCCCAAGCACAAAAAGTGAACCAAAAaccaaatggttatcaaacgagCCCTAAGCAATTTACAGTGGACCTCCATTTGTAGTCAATATCTCCTGAGTGTAGTATCCTTGTTTTTTTTCCATCCAACATGAAATTTTTTGAATGTGGACTATGTGTCTTATCATTGGATTGCATTGTAAGTGGAGGATAGCAAATTTATGGACGTTGGGATTCCTTATATTTTCTCTGATACTGTAAATACTGGAGACTGAATCTGTGATAGTACTGAATTCCTTCAACCAGATGATAACTTTGTGTTTCTATTATGTGCTGTTGTGAATTTAAGTTTTCTTGCATGATTTTAGTCTTCTCTATAGCATGCAAACTTCAATTCCGGAGTCGGCAGCGTCAGACGAATTCCAAAACAAATCCATACATAGCTCAAATATTGAGATTTTGGAATATTCTGCATTGTAGAATTAGATTGTGTTGCCTACATGGTGATACTTAGaatgaatttaatttcttaGTGTGCACGACTGCTTATAATGTCCTTCTCTTTATCACTTGATTATCTCAACCTTAGATAATTAGTAATCAGTGACAAGAAAGTTATTGTTTCTTTTGGATATAGCTCCTCAGcttgtttattatttttgtccaaTTTTGTTTTGGAATTATTTTTTCAAGGAAAGATAGGTTTTGGCCAACTGGTTTCTGTTGCTATAGCCTGCCAATATTTTCATTGTGTGCTGATTGCCTCGTGATTTCCATTCAGAAACAAGCTACCCAGAAAGATGTGTTCCAGTTGTTTGCCGAGAAGGTGAGAGACAATAAGGATTTGGTGTCTAGGTGGGCTGTTCTACAGGAGACACGCGTGGAATATTTCAGGGGAAAGGATTTTGTAAGCTTTTTGAGAAATCATCCTGATGTTAAAGATATTCTAGAATCAGATAGAAATCTAGAAGCTGAAGATATTGCCGATGCTTTACTGAGAAAGAATCTTTTGGTGCGCTGTGATCGTGTGGTGAAAACTCTTCGTCCTGGGAAGAGAAAGTTGTCTACATGGCCTGCACATTTGGAGATCTTTCCGGTAAGCTAACCTCTTAATTGTTCTTGTACAAGTAGCTTGCTGCCCTTGCAGTTGCAGGCTCTGCCTTTTAGTTTTTTCGTTTCATCTTAGGAACCACTTAAGGTGACTAAATCCGGCTTTTTTGTTTCAGTATATCTGCATTGCCTATGTACTCCTACTCTTTATGATCATACTACGCTTTTTATGTTTACTTTGTACTTGTATACTGTTTACATGTGGTGATTTTATCATACCCTTTTGTACTTTTTACTTTAGATTACAATATTttgattttatatttataaaacaTTGAAAACTATGGAGGAAATGGGTGAACTTACTCGAAAGTGTTTTGAAATGTCCCTTTAGTAGGTTTACTTATGTTTAAATCTTGTCTTTCTATGTGCTTTCTTCTCTTCATGTATTTTCTAACCACCACACACCACATCTGGTAAATGGTTTATTGTTATTTGCAGGACCAAGTATTTTCTGAGAATGATGCCTTCTTTGCATGGACTTTTGTAAAACGAAGGCCTCTCTGGCAGACACTTCTTTCATTTTTCTGGCCGGTGGTTACATTGGCAATATGCTTGTTTCCTGTATATCCGCATCGGTGCAAGTTACTAATACTCTACTCATGTCTCGGGGTCctgctactttttttttctctactaGTTTGTAAGTTCTGAACTTTTGGTCAtttgtttttagtttaaaatatcATTAGGAACTTTACATTTTCTTAAGTCTTATTGGTTTATAGTGATGTGGATATTAGAGTATAAATTATGTTCATACCACCCCTATTCAAAATGGTCACTATTTTATTACACTTACTGCTGTGCTGGATATAGTAACAACACTTACCGAGCACAAtagtgttctaggattcatatagttgaccccacttagtgggaaaaggttttgttgttgttgttgtactgcTGTGCTGGATATAGCAACAATTTTGCACATTAGTGATGTGGTGGATATGGTGGACAGCAATATGCCTTGCAAttgacatatatacatatatatatacatatatacatatatacatatatatatatacatatatacatatatacatatatatatacatatatacatatatatatacatatatacatatatatatacatatatacatatatacatatatacatacatatatacatatctagatacatatatacatatatgcatatatatacatacatacatatatatatatttatagataTTTCAGGTTGTATAGAGTCAGTgacttcgcccatgagcggtaggtctcgggttcgagacttgagagcagcctctccataaaatgggggtaaggctagccgacattcacctctcccagaccctgcgtaaagcgggagccttgtgcactgggtacgaccttttatagAGTCAGTGACATGCTAGTACAACTATGCTTATATGTTTATAGAATACCTAGATTTAGTTAGGTTATATACTTTCTCGCTTTATACTTTTATACCTGTGCATTCCATTCCTTAATCTTGTGAGGATGACTACACAAGCATTTGAAGTGTGACGCCTTTAAATCAAGATATCAAATCTTGAAGCTAGTAGATTTTACTAGGTCAGCAGCATAAATGGGGCACATGGAAAGTACACAACTTTGATGAGATGGACAGAGACATAGCTAGTTATTTCAAGGCCCACCTATTAGCCCATGTCTAGCAGAGCGCATTAAGATGGGGGTTCTAATTAAATAGGGTATGCCACATCTACATTAAGCACTACGCTGCCTGTAGTCCTTTTCAGCTTTTGATTAGCGTTCCTTGCCTATTACGAGTATCACATTATTGTACGAGGGACTATCATCTTTCACAAGTAAATGTTACTTTCAATGATGGCAGAAACTTTTGTCGTTGGTTGTCAACAAGAGGCAGATTTTTACTAGTTTGTAAAGTTTTTAGGATTCCTCGAcacattttttcttccttttttaccTTTGCTAAATGTTGGGACTAATTTTCTTATGCCATTTTGCCTTTCAAGAATCATGCACCTTATG
This window of the Malus domestica chromosome 03, GDT2T_hap1 genome carries:
- the LOC103431671 gene encoding translocation protein sec62-like, which encodes MKKAGGAEKKRVRRSSNAIQNGGRDSNSDTPPRKQATQKDVFQLFAEKVRDNKDLVSRWAVLQETRVEYFRGKDFVSFLRNHPDVKDILESDRNLEAEDIADALLRKNLLVRCDRVVKTLRPGKRKLSTWPAHLEIFPDQVFSENDAFFAWTFVKRRPLWQTLLSFFWPVVTLAICLFPVYPHRCKLLILYSCLGVLLLFFSLLVLRGTIFGVLYIVLGKRVWFFPNILAEEATLRELFRFWPKKDEEERPKWTTRVFYAAIAVLVILLLRHHAPDEAARARYQKRVSNIIDDVIEWSPRLALSGMMEKQQTVVNATEPSNATEEEVTPPDGIDAETLTVQYDAEVSENLENNDENLDSSEENLDNSDEQKHDDI